Genomic DNA from Fimbriimonas ginsengisoli Gsoil 348:
TGACAGGTGCCCCATCGATGCGAGAATTGTCTGATTTCGATCGCCACTTCGACTGGCAGTTTCCGATGAAACTCTTTCTGCACTTTTGCAAGGACAAACTCGAAATGTCGCTCTGCTTGGCATCGATACCACTTCCAAAGCGCCTTTCTAACTGAATCGGGAGAAGCTATTTTGAGCGTGACCTCGATATAGCCTGCCCACACCCGGATCGGTGGCCCCGAGCCTTCGATAGTTTTCAGCCGGTATTGCCGACCCAGATACAAGTGCGTTTCACCCGAGACGTATTGGCGCGGCGGGGTACGCGGCTTGAACTGAGCGAAGAAGTCCTTCTGTCTTCGGATCCACGCACGTCTCCGTCGCACTCGTGCGGCAACTTCTTCGTCTGTTGCAGTTAGTGGCGCGCGGACTTCGACCTCACCACCCGGATGTACGGTGATGGCCAGAGTCTTTCGCTCTAACCGATGAAGCGTTATTTGCAGGCGATCGTCAGGGCCAAGCTCGACCGTCATGCTAACCGACTCTTAGCGATCCTCATCAACTCGCCAGCAAGTTCGTCGATGACACTCCAATCCAGTTTGATTCGTCCGGCTTGGGACTCCTCAAAGAAGACATCGTCGATATCGGCGCGGATGCCCTTTTGAACGTCTTGTTTGAGGCGCCAGTCCACGACACTTGCTCTCCCCCGGATTGTCGAGTCGAGCCTTAGAGCAAGATTGACTGTCACGTCAGTAGTCGCCTGCCCGCTGCCTAGTTCCGACCAACGATCCGAAAGCACCCTGTAATAGGCCTGGGCGACTTCGTTCGTCACGAGTTGCTGGGGGACACCCGCCGTAGTGCCGTTGACAACCTCGTTGCGCAACTCACGCATCTTGTTGAGGTATTCCAGTTCACCAATAAGGTGGTCTCGGAACGAACGAATGGTCTCTTCGATCAGTTCCGAGAACTTCCGGAACAGGGCTGGATCTTCGTCCATCCGCTCCGTTATTGTGCGCTTCGTTGCGTTGGCGATGGCGTCGGCTCGGGCGGCGGGCGTGCCCAGCGATTTCAGCGCCTCTTCCATCGCGGTCGTGTCCATGATGTCAATCGGCTCGGAGGTTAGTACCTCGACGGAGTCAGAGGTCACGTAGGTGTCTAGGAGCTTCTCGATCTGAGGCTCGAGCTTCTTCATGTCAACTACGTCGCCGTATCGCATTTCGACCGCGCGCCGAAGCTTCATGAAGCGCGTTAGGTCAGCCTTGTAGCGCTCGATAGTGGCCTGGGACTCCAACTCGTAGAAGTATTCAGTCGATAGTCCAAGGTGAAGGGCGCGAGAGAATGCGTTCAGCTTCTCTTTGAATTCCTTGCGACGGTCGTCGTCTGCGAGAAGTCGCTCGAACTCCTCTTGATCGTGTGGATTCTGAACTTCGCGGAAGAGGTCTATCAGAGCGGCGTACTTTTCCGGGATCGAATGAACTTCCTCGCGGATGTTGGCCATCGTGCCTTCGAGGTCGATCTGATCAAAGCCGGCCAGAGCCGCGTATTCGGACAAAGCTCGGTCCAACTCCCCGAGGATTCCCGCGTAGTCCAGGATGAATCCGAAATCCTTACCCTCATATAGCCGGTTGACTCGGGCGATTGCCTGGAGGAGGGTGTGATTCTCAAGGCGTCTCGCCAGATACAGAACTGTGTTCCGGGGAACATCGAAACCCGTTATCAGCTTGCTGACCACCACCAGGATTTCAGGCGCATCGGCGGAATTGAAGCGGCTGATCGTTTCATCGACGTAGCGGTCCTCGGAGCCGCCGTATTGGGACATCTTAGTGCGCCAGAACTGCTCCACCGTCGCATCTGGAGCTTCCCCATCGACCTCCTCGTAGCCTTCGCGTTCGTCAGGGGGCGAGATAACGACCTCGGAGGAAACCCTGCCGTCTTCATCATGAGACCGGCCGATCTCGTCGAGGCACTGCTTCAGGAACACTGCTGACTTCTTGTCGGGTGCCACAAGTTGTGCCTTATAGCCGGTCCCAAGCCAGTTCGCGCGGTAGTGCTCGTAGACGTCGTAGGCGATCGCTTTCAGTCGCTGCTGGGCTCGGGTTAGCGGTTCTGCCCTGCTGAATTTCTTCTTCAGGTCCTTCTTCTGGTCGGTCGTGAGGCCTTGGCAAATCCGCTCGAACCAGGTGTCGATGGCGCCTTGCTGGACGATTTGCTCTACATGACGACGCTCATAGAGTAGGGGGACCACGGCTTTGTCGTCCACAGCCTCCCGCAGAGTGTAGGTGTCGATAAGGCCGCCAAACTTCGCCAGCGTGCTCTTCTCGTTGCGCATTAGCGGAGTTCCGGTGAAGCCCAGGTAGCAAGCGTTCGGAAAGATCCGGCGCATCTGGACGGCCAGGTCACCATACTGCGTCCGGTGACTCTCGTCGACCAGCACGAAGATGTCCC
This window encodes:
- a CDS encoding type I restriction endonuclease subunit R produces the protein MFYYLTQEEALALRGGKASQVLLTDIVQAQLNRINTIHFKGREHKFSAANVKRGIAALEDVPLVEGLMRANELTYDLLRLGKSFDQTIDGHAKSFTLRYVDWDNPANNVFHVTSEYDLVRAGSDKHCYLDLVLFVNGIPFVNIECKAPGIGLEHAISDVLAYQGQTYVPEFYKYIQLVLAVNKNEAKYGTVGTEAKFWAVWKSRQDIDSTLQSIITESLVASQKERVGRDFVREQRAFYNVESSGRTISEQDRALYELCRPSRLLEVAQRFVVFDGGVKKVARYQQFYAVKNAMARIEDGSCLGPRAGGVIWHTQGSGKSLTMVMLASAIAMSFDIENPRIVLVTDRVDLDKQLSATFRRCGLDTHRATSGADLRRQIEGTRSNVVTTLVHKFRAAAAAGEFENDSRDIFVLVDESHRTQYGDLAVQMRRIFPNACYLGFTGTPLMRNEKSTLAKFGGLIDTYTLREAVDDKAVVPLLYERRHVEQIVQQGAIDTWFERICQGLTTDQKKDLKKKFSRAEPLTRAQQRLKAIAYDVYEHYRANWLGTGYKAQLVAPDKKSAVFLKQCLDEIGRSHDEDGRVSSEVVISPPDEREGYEEVDGEAPDATVEQFWRTKMSQYGGSEDRYVDETISRFNSADAPEILVVVSKLITGFDVPRNTVLYLARRLENHTLLQAIARVNRLYEGKDFGFILDYAGILGELDRALSEYAALAGFDQIDLEGTMANIREEVHSIPEKYAALIDLFREVQNPHDQEEFERLLADDDRRKEFKEKLNAFSRALHLGLSTEYFYELESQATIERYKADLTRFMKLRRAVEMRYGDVVDMKKLEPQIEKLLDTYVTSDSVEVLTSEPIDIMDTTAMEEALKSLGTPAARADAIANATKRTITERMDEDPALFRKFSELIEETIRSFRDHLIGELEYLNKMRELRNEVVNGTTAGVPQQLVTNEVAQAYYRVLSDRWSELGSGQATTDVTVNLALRLDSTIRGRASVVDWRLKQDVQKGIRADIDDVFFEESQAGRIKLDWSVIDELAGELMRIAKSRLA
- a CDS encoding M48 family metallopeptidase; this encodes MTVELGPDDRLQITLHRLERKTLAITVHPGGEVEVRAPLTATDEEVAARVRRRRAWIRRQKDFFAQFKPRTPPRQYVSGETHLYLGRQYRLKTIEGSGPPIRVWAGYIEVTLKIASPDSVRKALWKWYRCQAERHFEFVLAKVQKEFHRKLPVEVAIEIRQFSHRWGTCHPDGRISLNVDLIRAPRSCIEYVVLHELCHLLVPDHSRAFFRLLDGHMPDWRERKTRLERLLA